The following nucleotide sequence is from Deltaproteobacteria bacterium.
TCAAGATTAAAAAGCAATTAGGATTTACTTAATGAAAAAGAATCTCGACTCACAAATGCTTATCTGGGCAAACAGGATAATCAATGACCTTAAGCTTGATCTGAAACAGGCAAACCACATAGGCACTACAGTTGAAAATGAAGTCGGAGCAATAACGGATCAACAAAAACAGGAATTAATCACATCAAGCCATGTCACCCCGCAAAACAGGATAGATGAGCTTGTAGCTTTTCAAGGCTGGATGGATTTTGTCCGCGATGTCCGAAAGAACCCATTTTTGACTAGAGCACAAGTGATAACGCAAAACTATATTTGCTTTATCTACCTTGGCGATGCACTTTTTAAAAACTTGAAAACTTTTCTTCCACCCCCTTTCGTTACTGGCCGCTGTTGTCGTTTTCTTCTCAATAACCCTGTTCGTGCTTTTAGAAATGCCGTCGCACAGTCAAATTGGCGGTATAAGAAAAATTTTTCTGGCTTGGAGTTCTGGGCAAGGAAAGGGGCGTCCTTTGACGAACCACTTGTCCATTTTGAGGTGTCCCAAGAAGATCTTTCGTATTGGCAAGCATTATCCAGGTGTGTGGCATATTCCGCCTATATGGCACTTTTAAAACGATCCGCTAATAGCCTGGGCCACGGGAACGAACACCCGCCCCATATTCCTTGTTAAACGGGGTTTAAACGTCTTAAATGGGGTCGGACCGAGCCAAGGGATTGAATTAGCAATGAATGAGATAATCTAAGAGGGCAAATAGGGCCTTAAAGTGACCTTTTGCCCCCGAAAAGAGGGTTTTAAGGCAAAATTTGAGCCTAAAATGAAACTTTTATCCTCAAATTTAGAAAAAAGATGAAGCGCTGTTCACGGTACGACTCTGGAATAAATGATTGAATTGGTAAAATCGGCTGCTGTTGCATTTTATTCAACAATTGCCTGCTACTTGAGCCATGAGCGAATATCAATACTACGAATTTCTATCCATCGACCGGCCATTGACAGCGGATGAGATGGCCGAACTGCGGGCGCTTTCAACACGGGCTACGGTCACGCCGGTCAGCTTCACCAACGAATACAATTGGGGTGATTTCAAGGGCGACCCCAAAAAGCTGATGCAGCGTTATTTCGACGCCCATGTCTATGTGGCCAATTGGATGACGGCTATTTTCATGGTGCGTCTGCCCATCGAGGCATTGACCGCAAAGACGGCTAAAGCCGTGGCCGTGCCTTACCTGTTGGATATCCAGGCCACCAAGACCCATTGGATCATTACCTGGAGCCTGGAGGAGTCGGAAAATTACGATCGTTTCGGCATGGAGGACGGCCGCGGCTGGATGACGCGGCTGGCACTGTTGCGGGATGAAATACTGCGAGGGGATCTGCGCAGTCTGTACATCGGATGGCTGGCGGCTGTAACCGGAGAGATGATGGACGACGATGAGTTGGAACCGCCGTCTATAAGTGGATTGGGGAGTTTGACCGCGGCCCAACAGGCCCTGGCGGAGTTTCTGGAGGTGAACCCGGACCTGCTGACGGGCGCCGGCATGGGCAGCCCGGCTGCGCCGAAGGCGGAAATTTCGCGACAGGAAATGGATAAGTGGATCGATACCCTGCCCCGGGATGAGGTCAATGCGATTCTGAAACAACTTCTCGAGGGCAAGGGACAGCAGGCCGAACGATCCATCAAGAACCGGTTCGGGTCATGGCGGCGCGACTTTCAGACAGACGAGACCGACGTATCTCGGCGTACGGTGGGAGAATTGCGGCAGAATGCCGACAAAGCCCGCGAAATCAGGATAGAAAAGCAAAAGCATGACCGCAAACGGCAGGAGATCCAGCGCCGTGAGCAACGCGAGGCCTATCTAAAGAAGCTGTCCAACGATTTTCCCAAGGCCTGGGCATCGGTTCGAGAACCCGTCGAGCGCGGATCGGGGCAGGGTTATGATGAAGCCTGCCGCCTCCTTGTCGACATTTCCGAAGCCTATGACCTGTATGCGACCCGGAAGCAATTCCAAAAAGAATTGAAAAAGTTCATGACCGGCCATACGCGGCGAAAGACGCTGATTCAACGTCTGGTGAAGGCCGGTATCTGGAAGGATCAATAAAAGATGAGCACACGAAGCCCGAAAGCCAGCGGTGACGGGGTCGGGCCAAGAGAACCAATTGATCTGGCAGGGAATAGTGCCATCTGTGGCCCCTAACATGGGCCTATAATGAATTTTTTGAGGCTAAAAAAGACGGTTTTCCCTATATGGCGAGAGCGAAAAAGCATTCCATTCCGGGGTACGTCTGGCATATTGAGAAGTTGAAAGCGCCCTTGCCGAGCAAAAGGAAGAGAAATCATGGAAGGCGATAAAGGATATCAGCTACGGGAGGGATCTCTTTGATCTGCGAATTTGCCGATGTTTAAGTATGGCGCTACGTCGAAGACTTTTTCTTCACCATTCCCGAATTGAAGGAGCAAACGATAGTTCTCTAAAGGTGTTACGCTCTTTACCTGTGGATACATGGCTTTCCTCTCTATTTCAAGGGTTCGATGGGAAGGGGAGTTCACCTTTCGATGCCAATTCCCAATCGGCCATAAGCTCTTCCTTGTGGATTCCCCCTAAGTCTATTCTGTTTTACCCCGGTTCAACTCCTTTTCATACCAAAGGCAAAAGGCATACATCCCCTTATATTTATCCTCTTCATTAATCAGCCCCTTGCATATCTCCCAGGCCCCTTCACCGAAGGCGTTGCTGTAATCGGAAAAATCACAGGCCGCTAAAAAGGACCGGGCCAGTTCCCTGGCCGTCAGGTTTTGCTTCCCCTCACGCAACTCGATGGGATCCTTCGGTTGCATAAAAGGGTCCCACTGCTCATAGCCTTTTTTCAAAATGTGTTGTTGGGACTTGGGGGACATACTGTCGAAGATGGCTTTTTTGCGTTCTTCGACCTCGGGTGGCAAATTTCCCATTGGCATTTCTCCTTAAACCGAACAGGTGAGTTTTAAACCAAAAAAGGCTTCATCATAATCGGTCAGCAGCGATGTGGAAAGCGGCAGGAGGCGCATCTGCAGTTGTTGCTCTTTGGATCCTATTTCCCGCAACATTTCTTCGGACAATCCAAAAAGGCGTAGGTTAATTCTGTCCAGATTGATCGTCGGATAGAGAACCCCCTCTTTAAAGCCTGATTTTCCACAAGTATGCCCGGCACCCTGGATAGCCGTAGGGACCCCATAAACCCGGCAGGTAACCGGTCTACTCTCATAAAGATCACAGAGATCCGACTCGTTTAAAAAGGGACAACGGACCCTTTCGGCAGCCATCAACTGCAAGGCTTCCTCTTCTTTTTTATTCTGCTGGACCATCATCTTGTGCAATTGGCGTTTGATCCTATAAAATTTCCGATCAGCCCCTTCAGCCCTTTCCAACACCTGCTCCTGTTTTTCCTTATCCAAAGATTGGTAAAAATGGTAATTGATATAAACCGATTCGATTAAGGACAGGTCAAAAACCGCGTAACAACAGTCGGAGCATTGCCGGATGCACCGGATTCCCTCCGGATGGGATTCCCGGATCTGTTTAACCGATTTCTCTACCCCTTGCACCAGGGTTTCATATTTATTAAAGGTGCTGGTAAAATCTAACATAGTTGAACCGATAAGCTGAGCCTTTCTATATTTTCTTTTGCAAATTCCAGGGTCGGATCCAGTTCCAGAGCCATCTGATACAGTTTTATCGCCTCCGGGAAAAAACCCAACTCCCTCAAATTGGACCCGATATTGGCATAATCGATCCCGGAACCGGGATCGATCTCAATAGCCTTCTCAAAGGCTTCGATGGCCTTCTGGTGCTCTTTTAATTTAAAGTAACAAAAGCCCAAAACATTGTAAATCTCTTTTTGGGCGGCATTATAGCCCTTGGCCTGGTCCAAATACGCAATAGCTCCCTCGTACTGTTCCAGGTCTTTCAAACAGACTCCCAGATGACAGTAAATACTGCTCAGATCAATATCCCGGGGGTTTAACCCCAGGGCCTTCTTAAAAAAGTGCATGGCCTCTTCGGGCCGATCATCCCTTTCCAGGGCGAATCCCAGGAAAAAATTGACTTCATAGCGGTCGGGAAATACCCCGGCGATCTTTTGGAGTCCTTCAACGGCCTCCTTAGGGTCTTCCATTACCGAAACCAGCCTGGCCAGATGAAAAAGAAAGCCCGTATGTCTGGTCCTGTCCCGGAAATGGGCCCCGGGGATAATGGTATAAACAGCCGGGACCCCGAGCTTGGAATGGGTTACATTGACCATATACACTTTGAGCCCTATCCGGGCCAGGGCCTGGACACAGGATTCAATTTCTATCCGGATATTTTCATCGGAAAGGTTGGGCAACTCTGTAATGCTGATAGTCTTCGGAACAGACATGACATATTGGGCCTCTTCCAGTCGCTGATATTTGGGAAGCGTCGGACGATATTGGGTCCGGTTGATAAAATCCCCGGCCAACTGGGCGATTTCAGTTACGGCCCGGATCAAGGACTTCTCCGGATTGGGCGTGGTCCCGGCCGTAAAAACGATTTCACTTTTTTCAGGGAAAGTGGAAGGATCATAGGCCAGAGAACCGACTGTGGGTATCCCGGTATCCAGGGAAAAATCCTTTAAAAAGAGCTTGATCCCCAGACGATCAAATTTTTCAATCAGCTCTTTAGCAGCCGGATCAGTTACCGTGGCGGGATCGATAGTCGGAGTCAGCATCAAATCATGGCTGATAACCGAAGAGACATGCCGTTCCACTATCTCACATAATCCTTGCAGGATGGCCTCTTCCAGGGTATTGCCGGCCGAAGGCCCGTTGTATTCATGGATCAGATAAAACCAGTCGATAGGGACCAATTGATCCTTTTTATCGGTCAGATTATAAGCCCAAACCCAGGACAGCGGAATTTCTTCAAAGATGTCTTTGATTTTTGCCAGGTCATTTGACTGATCGTAGAAACAAAAGGGCAGGGCCTCCAAGGGGATGGCCTGGTCTTTGATATTCCGGTAGGTTTCTTTTATAAAAGGGCGGTTTTTTATAAAATGGAAGAAACTGAATCGTTCGGCCAATTCCATCAAGGCGCTGGCTTCGGACTGTTCAGGGGTCCCCCCTTTGCCCATCTGCTTCTGGGTCCCGATGACCTGAACCGCATCCTTTCCGCAGCGGCTGATAAAGATAGGGATGCCCAGCCTGCCGCTATCAATACGGACGGTCTCCTTTAGGATATCCAGGTCCACTTCTTTCAACAGGCTTCGAACCCGGGCAATCGTCTCCTTTGGATTCCTGCTCTTTTCTTGATCATAAGTATACGTTTTAAAGCAATCTTTTAACACAATGCCGGATGACATAGGGCCACCTCCAAAAAATCCCTTGAAAACCCTTCAAGAGGTATCTATAGTTTAAATAAAAATACCGTTCGGTGTTAAGCGTTCGGCGTTCGGCGATTTTCATGCTTCGTGGTACCCCCATGGGGCATGAGGCGAAAATGGGACGCTGGCAAAAACATAGGAGAAAAAATTCATGGTGGATTACCCTTTTGTGGTTATTACCGAAATCGTCCTCAAAGCCGAAAAAGAGTCGGGAAAGATCGTCATCCTTAAGGAAGACAAAGAATCCGATACTTCCTTAACCATGTTCGTCGGTGAACCCGAATTCCTGGCCATTGCGAAAGAAAAAAAACTGGTCCAAACGCCCCGTCCTTTAACCCATGAATTGTATCTGAACATCCTGGCCGAAACGGAAATCGAGTTCCTCCGGGTGGAAATATACGATTTAAGGGATCAGACTTATTTTGCCAGGGTCATTTTCAAAAAAGACGGGGATGAAATGGCCGCCGATGCCCGTCCCAGCGACACCCTGGCCCTGGCTTTGCACTATAACCTTCCGATCTGGGTTCATGTAAAACTGCTCCGGAGAGAACTGACGTCGGAACAGGTTGAAACCTACAAGGACCTGATCAGGTCGGTCAAGTTTTAGTACAAAAATAGAAAAATTCAGGCTATAGGCACGAGGCAATAGGCTATAGGCGAGTAAAAACCCATAAACCCGTTCAACCTTGCCCATCGCCCATTGCCTGAAGCTCTGGTCATTCTTCATCAATTTACCCGTTTCCACAATAGAGTCTCCCCTGTTTTTTCCGCGTCATAAATAAGCGGAATACCGGTCGGGATTTCCAGTTGGGCCACTTTTTCGGCCGCCATATTTTCCAGTATCATGACTATGGCCCGCAAACTGTTGCCATGGGCGGCGATCAGGACGTTCTTGTTGTCGAAAAGATGGGGATAAATGTTTTCTTTGAGATAGGGGATCACCCGATCCACCGTATCCTTTAAGGATTCCCCCCCCGGTGGGGCTTGTTCATAGCTCCTGCGCCAAAGCTGGACTTGTTCCGTTCCCCAGCGCTTAGCCGAATCGAGCTTATTTAAACCCTGCAAATCCCCGTAATAGCGTTCATTAAGGGCCAAGGCCCGATAAACCGGGACCTCTTGAGATGGATTCGGTTGGTAATGCCCCCCCCATTCCCTTTCTTTCACGCTTTCGGGTACAAAGATAGGGGTTTTCTGGTCCTGGTTTTGGCTTAAAACCAGCAAAAGGGTTTCAACAGCCCGAATCAATTTACTGCAAAAAGCCGCATCAAAAAGGATATCTTTAATTTTTCGGCCGGCCTCTTTGGCCTCCAGTCTTCCTTGATTACTCAAAGGGATATCGATCCAGCCCGTAAACCTGTTTTCCAGGTTCCACTGGGACTGGCCATGACGAATCAACACCAATTTTCCCAACCGCTCAACCTCCTGGATCTGTTAATGTGAAAATAAAGTTTCAAGATGCAAGATGCAAGTTGCAAGTGAAAAAACCTTATACCCTGGACCTTGTACCTTGCACCCTGAACCTTGCCCATCGCCCATAGCCCATCGCCCATAGCCTATTGCCCATAGCCTATTGCCTACTGCCTATTGCCCCCTGCGATCCATTCGACGATCCGCCTGGCGGCCACCTGTGCCCCATTGGTCGGGATTCGAAGTTGAGGCCGGGGTTGTTTGCCGAGCCTGTCCATATAGGGCTCCCAATTACCGGAATATAAATCTTCCTTAGGCATAAAACAACAAGGCAAATGACTTTTTATCCCTTCGACCAGGATAGGGTACTCAAGAAATTCCCCCCGGTCGGAGTAAACCATCGGGGTCCCATGAGACAGGCAATCGGAGACTATCCCATACCCGGGCTTGGTAATAACAAAATCAACGGCAGAGATCAAGTCTACAAAAGAAAGGCCTTCCTTTTCAACCATCCTGAAAACAGAGGATTTCCAATTCAATGGAGGCTTAATTAAAAAAAGGTAATCCGGAGACAACTGTTCGATCTTTTTAATGGCCCCTTCCTGGAGGTCCAAACGGCTAAAGCCAATCAATCCGATCCTCCGTTCTTCAGGCAGCCCGATGGCCCTTCGAATAGCCGCTTTGTCTTTCGAAGACTTCCGGGCCACCAAGGGAATATCTTCAATTTTCTTAAAGGCATCCATTTCCCCGTAAAAGGGGAGGCGTAACAAGATGTCCCCTTCATGGTAATAGCCAGCAATGGCTTCGACCAGGGGCTTCCAATCCGGATCTCTTTTCCCATAACCTGCATAGATCCAATCCCAGGAAAAATTGCTTACACCGATTGCCGGAACCCCTAAACGCCCGGCAGCCGCCAGGGGGATAAAGGGGATATCACAAACAACCCCTGAAACCTGATGATCTATTAAAAAGCGTTGCTCCTCCTTAATGGCCTCCTCTGCAGAACAAAGTAATTTTATTACCATTTTTTTTGTTTTTTCAAGATCGAACCGGATATTATCCGATTGATGGAGCCCGACGTCAAAGCTTTCGGCCAGGATTTCAACTGGTCTGGATAATCCCTCCTTAAATAAAAATGCCGGGGCACGGGTTTTTATCGCCACGTCACATCCCAGGGCAAGCATTTCGTTAATGATCTGGATGGAACGAACGGCATGGCCATAGCCGTGACCTGAAATATAATAGATCATTTTATAAGAAGACATGGAACGGTTTGATTAAAATTTGTAAATTGCTTAATTAAAGCAAAGTGTGATAAAATTTGATAAAAATTATTAGTGATAGAGTTGTAAAAAATCTCCAAGGCCAACGTCCCGGCGAAACCGAGAACCGGACCATTGAACCTGGATTCCCGCCTGCGCGGGAATGACGAGTTTTTACGAGACCATTATTTATGAAACGTATTATTTTCGGTCTGATTCTGGCAGGACTCCTCATTGGAGATCCGTTTTCGTTTTGGCATCCAACCCAAAACCTATGGGCCCAGGAAAATATTCGATTTAGTCTCCAGGTGGCTTCCTGCTCTACTCTGGCTGCGGCCCAGAAGGAAATTGACCGTTTAAAAACAGCCCATATTCAAGCCCGATATACTATTCGGGAAGACAAAGCCAATAGAAAGTGGTTTGTCATCTATATTGACCGCTACAAAACCAAAGAGGAAGCCACCCTCCGTGGCAAACAGTTGATCCAGAAAGGCATCATCCAAAATTTCAAGATCTTCCCCCAAAAATCAAAAGAAGAAGGCCCTCCTCAGGCCAAGGAATTTCCAGCGACTCCTTCCCTCCCCTCTAAAAAGGAACCAAAACCCCCTGTGGAAAAAAATCCGGTTTATTTTGGCCCCATTGTGATCAAGGAAGAAGAAAACGCCCTCCGGATCCATATTATGCTGGACCGGAAAATTTTTCCTGAAATCACGGCAGATAGGATCGCCGATGGCTCCCGCCTGATTGTCACTTTTAATAATATCGACAGATACATCGTACCTTTTGAATTCGATAAGGTCCAATCCAAGATGCTGCTGTCCTTTCATTTAGCCAAGAAGGGGCTGGATTGCACCTTCGTCCTGTTGTTGCATCCTGCCTATAACTATGAAGTATCTCAGGATTATTTCGAAAAAGAAAAAATGTATTCGTTAGTAATCAGGAGGGGTCCGGCAGCAGAACCGAATAAATCCGTTAAGGAATAATCTTGATCAAAACCTTGCGGGTTCTCGGGCCATCGAATTCACAAAAAAAGATGGATTGCCACGTCCCCAGAATCAAACGCCCGTCTTCAATCATCACCATAACCGAAGAACCTATCAGACTGGTCTTAATATGGGCCGGAGAATTGCCCTCCCGGTGTCGATAGGACCCTTTGGAAGGGATCAACTGATTCAGCATTCCCTGGATGTCTTCCTGAACACTGGGGTCGGCCCCTTCATTGATGGTAATTCCGGCTGTAGTATGCGGCACATAGACCATAGCCAGTCCATCCGAAATTCGGGCATTCAAGACCGCTTTTTCAATGTCCCGGGTGATATCCAGAAACTCTGATTGCCGTGTGGTGGAAATCGACAAGGTGATCATTATACCCCTCTTCCCCGTTCTTTGGTTAACTTTTCACCCAGGGGGGGATGATAATCCCCCCTGAGCTCTTTTCCATTACGGGGCCTTGAGTTCCATCATCTTCTATTACACTTTCTAATGAGAGGGCCTCCTCTACCAACCGGATTAAAAGGGAATTTTCCCGGGCGGGACCCTTTTCCCTTTCTTTGGCTAACAGAGAAGAGGCGGAAAAAAGGACCTTAGCCTCCTCTTTTTGACCTTTCAGATAATAAAGATAGGACAGCTCTTCCAGATAGCGGATAAGATCTTCTCGTTCCCGGCCCTGAAAAATTTCTCGGGCCGCCCGAACGACGATTACCTCTATTTGCTCTTGTTTTTGGGCCTGATTGAGAATCAGAATGCTTTCCAGGACTTCCTGAACCGCTTTCTTATAGGGCGCAAGCACCTCGGCTTTCGGTACATAATAGGCCACTTCTGGTATCCCAGTTACTTTTTCCCAACTCAGGGGTAATTCCATAAGGGACTCCCCCTCAGGGAAAAGGGTTCGGATGATCGGAGCCTTGCCGACCTTTTTCATCCCTGTCAGGAGTATCATAATGTGGGAATAAATTTCCTCATCCTCTTTAGATAAACTCGATCTTTGCTCATGGGCTTCCTTTAAAATAAAGGCCACCTGCCCGGGATCTGCCGGTAAAAAAGAGTGGCCGGCCTGTTCTTCCAGGTCCTGCAGCAAAATTTTAGACTCCTTTTTACTGACCACCAAAGCGGTTAGCCTTTCCAGGCCTCCATCCGGGTCGATGAGGGCGAAGACAAATAGTCGGCCTTTAGAAACCTGGGGAACAAAAAGGGCAACCATACGATTGCGCATTTCATCAAATTCCGACAGATAACCTGAAACCTGCCCTGAATCCGGTTCTTTTAATATGCCCCGCCCGTCCTTTTCATCCTTATCCTCTTTTGCGGGAGGGAGATCTATCCCCCTTTGTTTCAGAAGGTAAAGGGTCCGTTTAATCCTTTTATGCACCGGTTTGGAATGAATATGCCGGTCCAGCTCGATTATCAGCCTTGTCAGCAGGGCATTCGGTTGGGCCAACACTTTGGCCAGGAAAAAATCGGTCAGCAACGGATCCCGGTTCAGGGTCGCGGCCAGGTTCTGAACAATATCAGGATCAAAGGGGCCGGAGTCGCCGGCAACCAATAATCTATTCAAGTCGGTTTCTATCTTTTCTAAAAGTTCCGGATCGGGAGATGAATCTTTCTTAGGCCAAGCCGCTTTTGAATTCCTGGTCATAGGTCCTCGTTTGTTGGGAAATTGCCATATCTTGTCATATCAAGGCCTTCCCTGTCTATCAAAAAATTATCTTACGGGAAATGATTTTATCCGGATCACCAAAAAACAAAAGCCAACCTTTTCAGGTTGGCTTTTATATAAGGAAAGGAGATAAAGAGATTTTTTTTCTTGCTTTTTAATTATGCAAAGTAAATGCCAAACGAACAAAAATATTATATATTTTTTTAACACTTTAATATTATTAATAATTTTTATTAATGACCGATTATCGCCCCCCTCGAATCAGAACCAATCAGTAAAAAAAATTTTACCGGAAAGTTTTCAAACAGACTACCAAAAATACAACTAATTGAATTTAATTAACAAATTAAGTAAAAAAATTTTTACCCTCTTTTAAGTTAAACCAAGCCGTATTTTTTCATTTTATATTTAAGCAGATTTTTTTCTATACCCAACAACTCCGCCGCATGGGCCTGGACGTTTCCTGATAAAACCAGTGCCTGGGTGATCATCTTTTTCTCAATGAGTTCCAACACTTCGTTTAGTTTTGCTCCTGACGGAATCATGCTGTTAAAAGGCAGGTCCTCTAAATGAATGATTTGCCCTGAACTCAAAATAATCGCTCTTTCTAACATATTTTCCAGTTCCCGAATATTTCCCGGCCAGTCATAGGCCAGCAAGGCACCCAAAACTTCAGGGGCCAGGGCCGGGACCTCCTTCTTATTCATCTCCTTGGAAAAACGCTCTAAAAAATAGCGGATCAATAATGGAATGTCTTCTTTTCTTTCCCTTAAAGGAGGGACCTCTATGTGCACCACATTAAGCCGGTAATAGAGGTCTTCCCGGAAATGCCCTTTGGAAATTTCCTCCATCAGATCCTTATTGGTGGCCGTAATAACCCGGACATCGACTTTAATAGTCTTACTCCCCCCGACCCGTTCAAATTCCCGGTTCTGAAGGACCCGGAGTAAGGTAACCTGCACGGACGGGGACATTTCTCCCACCTCATCCAGGAAAAGGGTGCCTCCGTCGGCCAATTCAAAACGCCCTTTTCTCTGAGCAACCGCCCCGGTGAAAGACCCTTTCTCATGACCGAACAGCTCACTTTCCAGCAGGGTTTCAGTCAAAGCCGAACAATTGACCGAGATCAAGGGTCTGTTTTTTCTGGGACTGTTAAAGTGGATAGACCGGGCCACCATTTCTTTTCCTGTCCCCGATTCACCACTAATCAGGACCGTCGCTTTGGTCCCGGCCACTTTGCTGATCAAATCCCGGACATGCCTCATGGGAAAACTGTTACCGATTAAATCCGTGGGGCCGAACTTATCTTTCAATTCCTGAGAGAGAAACCGGTTTTCTTTAATGACCTGCCCCATGGCCAAAGCCTTAATCACCGTTTTTTTCAAGGTTTCATTATCAAAGGGTTTGATAATATAGTCGTAGGCCCCTTTTTTCATGGCTTCAACGGCCTTTTCCACCGTTCCATAGGCGGTCATCATGATTACCGGTAAATGGAGATCCTTTTCTTTTAAAACGCTCAACAATTCCATTCCGCTCATGCCGGGCATTTTCATGTCCGTAATGACCAGGTCCGGTTCCGTCTCCTGAAAAATAGACAGGGCCTCCGAGGCCGATTGAGCGGTATTCACCTCATATCCCTCTTCTCCCAACAATTCTTTCAGAACCAAAAGATAGTTTTTTTCGTCATCAACAATAAGGATCGTTTCCATAACCTTCCCTTATTTTTTCACAGTCGGTAAAGTAATAAGAACCGAGGCGCCTCCCTTTTCAGAATTCACCATTTTAATGGTTCCCTTATGGGCCTCAATGATATTTTTAACAATAGGCAATCCCAGGCCGCTTCCTTTCTCTTTGGTAGTAAAAAAAGGCTGAAAGGCCTTGCCTTGCGTTTCCTGGGATAAGCCGGAGCCTGAATCCCGGATCTCTATTTCCACC
It contains:
- a CDS encoding DUF2442 domain-containing protein translates to MYPQVKSVTPLENYRLLLQFGNGEEKVFDVAPYLNIGKFADQRDPSRS
- a CDS encoding YkgJ family cysteine cluster protein, whose amino-acid sequence is MLDFTSTFNKYETLVQGVEKSVKQIRESHPEGIRCIRQCSDCCYAVFDLSLIESVYINYHFYQSLDKEKQEQVLERAEGADRKFYRIKRQLHKMMVQQNKKEEEALQLMAAERVRCPFLNESDLCDLYESRPVTCRVYGVPTAIQGAGHTCGKSGFKEGVLYPTINLDRINLRLFGLSEEMLREIGSKEQQLQMRLLPLSTSLLTDYDEAFFGLKLTCSV
- a CDS encoding YcaO-like family protein encodes the protein MSSGIVLKDCFKTYTYDQEKSRNPKETIARVRSLLKEVDLDILKETVRIDSGRLGIPIFISRCGKDAVQVIGTQKQMGKGGTPEQSEASALMELAERFSFFHFIKNRPFIKETYRNIKDQAIPLEALPFCFYDQSNDLAKIKDIFEEIPLSWVWAYNLTDKKDQLVPIDWFYLIHEYNGPSAGNTLEEAILQGLCEIVERHVSSVISHDLMLTPTIDPATVTDPAAKELIEKFDRLGIKLFLKDFSLDTGIPTVGSLAYDPSTFPEKSEIVFTAGTTPNPEKSLIRAVTEIAQLAGDFINRTQYRPTLPKYQRLEEAQYVMSVPKTISITELPNLSDENIRIEIESCVQALARIGLKVYMVNVTHSKLGVPAVYTIIPGAHFRDRTRHTGFLFHLARLVSVMEDPKEAVEGLQKIAGVFPDRYEVNFFLGFALERDDRPEEAMHFFKKALGLNPRDIDLSSIYCHLGVCLKDLEQYEGAIAYLDQAKGYNAAQKEIYNVLGFCYFKLKEHQKAIEAFEKAIEIDPGSGIDYANIGSNLRELGFFPEAIKLYQMALELDPTLEFAKENIERLSLSVQLC
- a CDS encoding bifunctional nuclease family protein; the protein is MVDYPFVVITEIVLKAEKESGKIVILKEDKESDTSLTMFVGEPEFLAIAKEKKLVQTPRPLTHELYLNILAETEIEFLRVEIYDLRDQTYFARVIFKKDGDEMAADARPSDTLALALHYNLPIWVHVKLLRRELTSEQVETYKDLIRSVKF
- a CDS encoding 2,3-bisphosphoglycerate-dependent phosphoglycerate mutase — translated: MGKLVLIRHGQSQWNLENRFTGWIDIPLSNQGRLEAKEAGRKIKDILFDAAFCSKLIRAVETLLLVLSQNQDQKTPIFVPESVKEREWGGHYQPNPSQEVPVYRALALNERYYGDLQGLNKLDSAKRWGTEQVQLWRRSYEQAPPGGESLKDTVDRVIPYLKENIYPHLFDNKNVLIAAHGNSLRAIVMILENMAAEKVAQLEIPTGIPLIYDAEKTGETLLWKRVN
- a CDS encoding SPOR domain-containing protein, yielding MKRIIFGLILAGLLIGDPFSFWHPTQNLWAQENIRFSLQVASCSTLAAAQKEIDRLKTAHIQARYTIREDKANRKWFVIYIDRYKTKEEATLRGKQLIQKGIIQNFKIFPQKSKEEGPPQAKEFPATPSLPSKKEPKPPVEKNPVYFGPIVIKEEENALRIHIMLDRKIFPEITADRIADGSRLIVTFNNIDRYIVPFEFDKVQSKMLLSFHLAKKGLDCTFVLLLHPAYNYEVSQDYFEKEKMYSLVIRRGPAAEPNKSVKE
- a CDS encoding YjbQ family protein; the protein is MITLSISTTRQSEFLDITRDIEKAVLNARISDGLAMVYVPHTTAGITINEGADPSVQEDIQGMLNQLIPSKGSYRHREGNSPAHIKTSLIGSSVMVMIEDGRLILGTWQSIFFCEFDGPRTRKVLIKIIP
- a CDS encoding sigma-54-dependent Fis family transcriptional regulator; this translates as METILIVDDEKNYLLVLKELLGEEGYEVNTAQSASEALSIFQETEPDLVITDMKMPGMSGMELLSVLKEKDLHLPVIMMTAYGTVEKAVEAMKKGAYDYIIKPFDNETLKKTVIKALAMGQVIKENRFLSQELKDKFGPTDLIGNSFPMRHVRDLISKVAGTKATVLISGESGTGKEMVARSIHFNSPRKNRPLISVNCSALTETLLESELFGHEKGSFTGAVAQRKGRFELADGGTLFLDEVGEMSPSVQVTLLRVLQNREFERVGGSKTIKVDVRVITATNKDLMEEISKGHFREDLYYRLNVVHIEVPPLRERKEDIPLLIRYFLERFSKEMNKKEVPALAPEVLGALLAYDWPGNIRELENMLERAIILSSGQIIHLEDLPFNSMIPSGAKLNEVLELIEKKMITQALVLSGNVQAHAAELLGIEKNLLKYKMKKYGLV